The DNA segment CAGGCGACGAGACGCCAGCGTCGGGTGACGTAAACGTGTACACGCCGCTTGCGAATCGCTCGAGCGATCTGACTGGCGGCGGTTTCCGGCGAGGCAACCCAGAACGGGTCGTCGGCCAGCAGCATTTCGGTGTCGACGAACCCCGGTTCGACGGTCGTGATGGTCACGTCGGTCTCGCGTGTGGAGTTCCGGTGGCGCAAGCCCTCGAGATACGTCGAGACGAACGCTTTCGAAGCATTGTACGCCGGCGCACTGGGATTGCCGAAGTGCGAGGCCACCGATGAGATACCGACGAGATGGCCGTCGTGGTCGCTCGCAGTCGGACCCCGCGATTCGAAGTGATCCAGGGCAGCAGTTGCCAGCGCAGTAAAGCCCCGAACGTTGACGTCGATAGTCTCACGTTCCGGCGGCCACTCGAGGTCGTCGTTCCCGGTTCCGAAACCGGCGTTGAGCACGACGACGTCGACTGGCGGCATGGCTTCGAGCAGTTCTTCGAAGCCCGTTCTGGCGTCTTCGGTATCGGTCACGTCCATCGTCGCCACGTACGCGTTCGTGGGCAGGGCGTTACCGACCGCTTTTAGCCGTTCGGTCCGTCTGGCTGCCAGTCCAACCTCGTAGCCATCCGCCGCGAGTTCGTGTGCCAGCGCCTCGCCGATTCCCGACGAGGCCCCGATGATGATCGCACCCCGGTCCGTCGTAGACGCCTCCATATCCGTGCCTCTCACCTCGAGACCGTAATGGTATCCACTCGAGACAGCTCCGCCTGAAGCAATCGAGCCTGTCGATACGCCTTTTTGCCCCGCCGACCACTGTCAGACATGGACCTGGTCGCCGTGCTTGCCATCGTGTTGCTCGTCGCCGGGATCCTCGGCACGCTCGTCCCGCTGGTTCCTGGCGGTTTGCTCTCGCTAAGCGGACTCTACCTGTACTGGTGGCACAGCGGGTTTGCCGAACCTGGACTCCTCGCCCTCGGAGTGCTTACGCTCCTCGGTGTACTCACCCTGGTTGCCGAACTGTTCGCCTCTTCGTTTGCGGCGCGGGCTG comes from the Natronosalvus amylolyticus genome and includes:
- a CDS encoding SDR family NAD(P)-dependent oxidoreductase, coding for MEASTTDRGAIIIGASSGIGEALAHELAADGYEVGLAARRTERLKAVGNALPTNAYVATMDVTDTEDARTGFEELLEAMPPVDVVVLNAGFGTGNDDLEWPPERETIDVNVRGFTALATAALDHFESRGPTASDHDGHLVGISSVASHFGNPSAPAYNASKAFVSTYLEGLRHRNSTRETDVTITTVEPGFVDTEMLLADDPFWVASPETAASQIARAIRKRRVHVYVTRRWRLVAWLFELVPEPIVRRLMT